Below is a genomic region from Gadus macrocephalus chromosome 14, ASM3116895v1.
GATCaatgaagaggggggggggggagacgtggccTGGCGTCAATTGACCGCTTAGCGCAGTGTGCGGCTcctaccactagggggtggtagaaaatatgaaagaaataataataatatttttttcattcccatgggccccccctctgccttttgCCCCCCCCAAGCCTATCCACCTTACACCCGCAGTTCGTTGGCCCTGCTCCTACCTCTCGGCAGGACAGAGAGCGTTCGCCTATTGAGCGCCCTATGGAATAGTCTGCCACCTGTAACAGGGGGGCAGACTCTGTCAAGCTATTCAAAGAAAAGCTGAAATTGAAACCTCTATAGCCCTTCATTTGGAACCTAGGGGAGCAAAAACAATGCTGATGTCGGGAATGATAACAATTGCGTGGATGCTCTGTGTCGGCGTGTGTCTGATCATAATGTTTCAGACTATCGATGCGTGTTTGTTCGTGCTGTTACAAAAATTTGCGGAAGTCTACTTTTCCACTATGCACTTCTCCCTTCTAATTCATTATTCTGTCTGTTGTAGCGTTTTGCGCTGACTTTGACTGGATGCCTGGGGACTCATTTATCAGCCGTGTGTAGAAAAGGCTCTAAATTCTCTCTAATGAATGACATTTAGTATGTGCTTCAGTGGAAACAAATGCGTATTCATCAAATGTGCGCATGGCAATCAGTAAGCAATCAATCCTGATAAATCCCAACTGTTCTTAAGTACCATGAGCGTTCACGCTCAGGCCATTTGCATTTAGAAACGCCTCCAATTAAACATGCATGGACTCATAACGAATCACTTTATCAACCATAGGAATGTGTTTTCACTTCTCCAACGCTGAAATGGAAACAATCGTAAACACGGTTGAAGTAAACCACAGTTACTTTAGTCTTGCTTTGTGCAGGAGGcattacaaataaaagaaagCTTGCTGTACAGGAAAAAGAGGATTTGACGTTAAACTACACTTAATTTTTCCGTTGAAAATTAGACAATggagaaattgaatgttttctTATTAAAGGAAACATGGGACATATGTGGATGTTTATTGCTTAAAGCATACATTGACCGTCTTAAATGCATTGTATTTAGCTTCTAATAACATTATTTGACCTCTAGATAATGTTCTTAAGCATGGCAAGAGCTGTGCTTATATTTACACATTCACTTTGGTAAATTCCATACTTTGTGTGGCAATGTTCTTACGCACTCCTTATGCACAAATCAGTGCGTAAGtacgttttttttataaatgtcaaAGACATATGCTTCTTGTTAATTGATACCTATACTTACTAGGGAACTACGGACCTGGAATTAAAGTAGACGCGTTTCATTCTCGTATATGAATTTGGTAGGATATGTTTATGTGGAGAAAGGGAACTTGCCATGTGTGAAATACTTTTAATTAAATTTTGCTCGGTGAATCAAAGACATAATTTGTATTTTCGTATCCGAAAGCTTCTCGGGTTCGAGGGACTGGAGCATGGGGGCAAGACTCAGAAGAAAGACCTCCGTGGGATTGGGATCCTGTAATCGGGTGGAGAGGCTTGGACACTGAGAGGTGGCCGAATCCTGACTCAAGGCCTTTGTCGCTCGCCTTCTTACTGCAGCTGGTAGCGAGGTGGCTGTGGGGAAAAAATAAGATTTCTTTAGACACATTGTAGGGACATTTATCTCAATACATCAATAAACAATGAAAACTGGGAAGAGTATTCCCAGTCCCAAGTTTCACAGTTGCTCTATAAACTTGAGACATTCATATTCAAATTACTAGAGTTTAGTAGAGCATTACTTAATTACCCTCCTATGGTGATTTGATAGGTTGAGTTGTATCATATTAAAATGTGTAGCATAATTTGGCATCGTTTGCTGCTTCAAAATGTACCCAAAGTGTACAAATTGCACCCGCTATAAACAATCTAGCACCCGCTATAAACAAtttagccccccccctccccctcccacgtAACTCCTGCAATCCCAATTCTTTGGCGCCACTACTGTCCATGGTAGAAGATGTATATTTAAATACCACTACAGCTCTGCTGTTCTTTCAGACCATTTCTccgagtttttttttaaacggaaGGAAAGAGATGGAAAGTTGTGTTTTCGGCTGACACTTAATTTACTTTATAATATCATAATGCTCGGGTTTGattgagtgtgtatgtttttctaaggtgactagttgttgctagacagcaggtgaaaaagctacaacgtttgccaagccagaagagcgttaatcgcgcaataGAAAAAAAtcaacgccgttaaatttggatGAGTTAActtcgttaataacgcgttaaactgacaacACTATAACGCATCACTTTATCAACCATGGGAATGTGTTTTCACTTATCCAACGCTGTAACGGAAACAATCGTAAACAAGGTTGAATTAAACCACAGTTACTTTAGTCTCGCTTAGTGCAGGAGGcattacaaataaaagaaagCTTGCTGTACAGGAAAAAGATgatttgacgtgtgtgtgatgtattaAATATACAATTCCaataaacaaatacatcttACAGTTTTTTTCCTTCAATCATTTTTACATCACAATTCAGAATCAAtttgaaaagtaaaaaattGCTGATGTTGGAATTTTAAACTTAGGCCTACCAATAGGCTCTAACTTGGATTCCAGCAAGGAGGTGGCCGTGTCGATCTCTTTTTCTTTACTCTCCAGTCGGTGTCCGTAGATAGCGTCCATCATGTTAAACCATTTCCACGTCTTCCCCTTGTCGCCACTCCTGTTGTTTTGGTCTTTCACCTTCCGGTAATCGACCCGGAGCTTCTTGGATTTCTGGCGACACTGCTCGGTGTTCCTCTCGAAACCCGCATCCAACAATTTATCGGATACCAGCTGGAAGACCTTTGCATTCCTCACCGACCCATGCAGCTCCCTctgcacgtcttcctcccctAAGATGCAGAGGAACGCTTCCACCTCCCGGTTCGTCCAAGCCGTACCTTTGGGGAACATTTCCGTTGTCCAAAGATACCTCGCGGGCAATGTATTTGTTGTAGTTATCCACTCTGTCGCCCGAAAGTGACGATTCTATCGCCCAATCAACGGACGGCAGTGTTTAGCTCCACCTTTCAGCTCCACTTCTTTGTatcccaacggaggagtactgaaaatTGAGCCTCGTTTCCAACGAGCTGAACGGTTCGGTTCGGGACGGGACAGCTCTGTTCCGCTTAATCGGGCTCGCATTTTCTTCGATCAACGAggctttcgccgttgtccagaaatacctcgtgtttttttttagcCCCCGTCGCaaggaagtgacgattctgtcgaccactCAACGGAATGCTCCGCCTTCGAACTCCTAGGTCCATGTCGTAAAATAGAAGCGGTTTGATCAGAACACAGCCCAGCGCGCGTATTTTGGGACCCTACCCAACTTTTAGCAATGGAAACGAAAACGCCAATATAAGCGGACCGAGCCGAACCGCTTTGCTCGGTGGAAACGATGCATAACCACTGTATACCAACAACCTGTTTGAAAATAATAggctaaatataaataatattagtTGTTGGCCAGCACGTTGTTAACTGTGCTCTCAGGTCTTCTCTGCATCAATCCTACTTCTATATTTCGTTTTTATGATGATAAGTGAATAGAAGTCTTTCGCGCACTGAcatctctctcttggtctctcttcCCCTGTCTTCCTCACGGAGAACAAATCTGTCTAGGTCTAGATGGAgggagtgtttgtgttgtgtgggtgagtgcgtgtgcgtggatttgcgtgtgttattttttatgaaGATGTCACCAGCCTTATGTAGCCTATACAGAGATGTGAGCCTAGAAATATTTATCTACGGACAGTACACAAAACTCCATGGTGCATGTATCATTTGTGATTTCTACATTTTCACTTGAGTTTCCCCGCTTGGTCTGTGTTCCAGCTTTCCTCTCAGCATGAACTGGAAACTGATCAAATGATGCTgtggttaaaggcacccagtgcaactttcgaggcttaaaaataaacattcaatttctagtcttttttacacgtagtaagtttcaataactccataccattacataccaacatttaagcagcaaagatgagacgtcgtgtggtgagaactgatacaaaatcgataacaacaacaatgccgccattttctttattttttgtaacctacaataaataaagcaggcttccagtcaatggaaatatggcttctccccaccggcgattgttgttgtttacgattttctatcagttctcaccacacaacgacgtctcatctttgctccttgaatgtcgatatgtaatggtatggagttattgaaacttactacgtgtaaaaaagactagaaattgaatgtttatttttcattgaatgtttacataaagttgcactgggtgcctttaaaataaaaagggaGAGTCGCCaggcaggggaggggagagagagagcactcgGGATCGAAGGTGAGCAGCAGTCTGCTATACTGACTATTCGAAtccgagaaagagagagacgatCCAcatacaggttttttttttttacctggcACACAATAGGCCTATTTCCGAGAAACCATATTATGAAGAAATGTTTTCCGTACTGTTTTTAAGCCTGTAGGTTTCTAGCTTCTAAAATAAAATCTGTACTATTATAGAACACTACTTAAATTCACAGTCTTGTTTCTTTTCTTCATTTGTAAAACGAAGCAGGCCCATTTTCCAAATTATCTGCGGTAGGCCCTAGTGGACAAAACACGAGATCCGGCAATGTCATTTTATAAAACACTGATGAGTGCATTATATAAATTAAtcatacattttaaaaaaaatgtgtatTTGTGGGTCGTAAAATATCCATATTGACCTATATTTACCCAGCAATAATTCAAAATAGTTGGATCGGAATACAAGTAATGTTTGTCTCTTGGTTACAAATAATAAATTCCATCTGAAAGATAATTATATTCAGAAGGGGCGTTAGGTTCCCTTGAACACACTGAATAGGCTATATCCTATATGTAGGTCTATCTGGACAAACTTAAACATCTCTCCGAGTGATACTGCCTTCTGTCACATTCAATAGGAGTGCTCACTTCTTTGCGAATAAAGATTAATCAGATAACTCAGTGACATCGAAAGATAGACAaaagataaaataatatatacggTATGTTGAAGGTTtcttttagtttatttattttaaatattttttttctttgccttgGCATGAAATTCCGATCTATCAACTCTATCTCTATGTCTAGGCTGTGTGATGCTACTACCCGGGCCTAAGCACGCATGCGCGTCCTTTTCAGTCCATCCGTTTTGCTGGACGGGTTGCATTTGTGCTAAGGGATACCATCAAGGAGACAAATGCCGTCCAAAACATCATTTACCGCCGAAGTTCCGGACCTGGACATTGACATGGACACTGCCGTTGAGGTCAAACGCACAAAGGTGAGGTCGTGTTGCTCATTCCATTGAACTGGTATGTGAATGGGTATTCTGTTCCGATGTTTAACAACACGAGGGTACCTCGCTAGCTAGCTAGGTCATTGCAATTTGCCATAGAAAGCCTCGAATTACTAACAATCACTTCAAAACACGGGGCAGAATTTAACAACCCTCGAATTTGAATGTATCCAAATTCTGGTTCGATTGAGGGTAAATATACACGTGTACAAGACATGATCGCATGAATCCTCCACGTGGTATCTGGTTGAAGCCTCGTGCCCAGCTGACTCGGCACGTGACCCAAGTGTTTTGTCATTGACTGTATAAAAGAGGCGTGGTCTAGGTATGGTTGTTGTCTTGACGCAATTTCCACTAATATATCGTATTAATTATATCCTCTAATAATTATGCATTCAATTGGTATTAATGTTTTATTCTCAATGCTCCATTATTTGACAGAAAATTAAGAACAAGGAGGGCAAGAAAGCAAAGAGTGTCCTCGTGGATCAAGCAGTGGAACCAGACTGTGAACCAcccacaaaaaagaaaaagaagaaatccACCCTCGCAGTAGACCCAGTCAATGGCCATGAAGACAAGACCTCTGATATGAACGGCGATGATGCATCAACCCAGGAACAGAAGACCACTGACACAGAGGCACCTAAAGAAGTAAGTCTTGTGTATTGCGTATCTACAGTATAAGTAGGTCATTTAAAATCGGGTTTGCTTACACATAAACCGAAAACCAAACAATGGTATAACCTGGGTACGAAAAAAATATAGCTTTAGCCATAAAGGCCTTGCAATGCTAAATGTGGACCTCCATCTTATTTCAATATTCTGAATTAACTTTTGGAGTTAACTGTCTCTAGATGTTTTACCTGACGGATCTTGTATTGTACATTTGTTGcccaattaagaaaaaaaagaaacagaaaaaagCTTCTAAAGAGACCAACGGTGATGTGCTCAAGACCAACGGACATTCCAGCCCTTTGAAGACCCCAACCGAAACTCCCTGCCCTTCAAGCATCGACTCCGCAAGTGACAGTGAGAAAGATCTGGTAAGactttttatataaatatacatacatgtaaGAACATGTCTTCAAATTGTTTCAAATGGCTCGTGGCCTAATCAAACATGACTTCCGTTACTGTCTGCTCCGAAACGGCATTTGGTGTCaattagggctgggataaacgattattttttaaacgattaatctagaaattattttttcgatgcatcgattaatcgaacgattatttttttcagtCCGATTTCGATtagattatctccccattaattgactaatggcaatgttgatttacatacctgaatgaaaaaaacatgaattccttaacattgcaatacatgtttattgccttaaaattccaaaataaaagtgcaaagtaaagCATTCTTAGAAGTCAGAGGTAGCATTCAATAAAACCTTGAAGCCTTGAAAACACAAAGGCCTTTCGTCCTTCCTGAACCAACAGAATTGAAGATGttgacatatcacggaatcgtttccttttacattaaagaattcccatactttagaggaacgttgcgccttgcacttatgaaagtctgaggagccactcgcgttgctactacgctccggcgccgccatCTTTGTTTTGGGTTTTTCGAATCaacgcgcatttttcgcgtctACGTAATTTATGCGTTGACGTCATCGATTACGTCAACGCGTTGTCCCAGCCTTAGTGTCAATGGGGTTGGATTAAATGACCCTGACAGGTTTCATATAGTAATACCAAATGGAAGCAATACCAACCCAATGAGAGGACGG
It encodes:
- the LOC132472304 gene encoding zinc finger protein with KRAB and SCAN domains 2-like, producing MFPKGTAWTNREVEAFLCILGEEDVQRELHGSVRNAKVFQLVSDKLLDAGFERNTEQCRQKSKKLRVDYRKVKDQNNRSGDKGKTWKWFNMMDAIYGHRLESKEKEIDTATSLLESKLEPIATSLPAAVRRRATKALSQDSATSQCPSLSTRLQDPNPTEVFLLSLAPMLQSLEPEKLSDTKIQIMSLIHRAKFN